A stretch of Gloeocapsopsis sp. IPPAS B-1203 DNA encodes these proteins:
- a CDS encoding sugar transferase, with translation MQLSFVSHPRYTLQLVSKRIIDILGAGVGILLLSPLMLAIALVISLDSKGSIFFRQERLGRGGKPFLIWKFRTMVVNAEQLLQELEHLNESDGGVLFKMKEDPRITRVGKFLRRTSLDELPQLFNVVQGHMSLVGPRPLQLRDCTLAIKNHRNTFIKRLELMPGVTGLWQISGRSEVSFEYMLHLDMIYRDRWSLWLDLYIIWQTVMVVITGKGAY, from the coding sequence ATGCAACTTAGTTTTGTCAGTCACCCACGATATACGTTGCAACTTGTTAGTAAGCGAATTATTGACATTTTGGGCGCTGGTGTAGGAATACTTCTGCTGAGTCCTTTGATGCTTGCGATCGCACTTGTGATTTCTCTAGACTCAAAAGGATCAATTTTCTTTCGGCAAGAACGTTTGGGGCGCGGTGGAAAACCTTTCTTGATCTGGAAATTTCGCACTATGGTAGTGAATGCTGAGCAACTTTTGCAAGAGCTAGAGCATTTAAATGAATCAGACGGTGGAGTACTCTTTAAAATGAAAGAAGATCCTCGTATCACCCGCGTTGGTAAATTCTTGCGACGGACTAGTTTAGATGAGTTGCCACAACTATTTAACGTTGTTCAAGGTCATATGAGCTTAGTAGGTCCGCGTCCTCTGCAATTACGCGATTGTACTCTAGCCATCAAAAACCATCGCAATACTTTTATAAAACGTTTAGAACTCATGCCTGGGGTCACTGGTTTGTGGCAGATTAGTGGACGTAGTGAGGTGAGCTTTGAATATATGCTGCACTTAGATATGATTTATCGCGATCGCTGGTCTTTATGGTTAGATCTATATATTATCTGGCAAACCGTTATGGTTGTGATTACAGGTAAAGGTGCTTATTAA